One Edaphobacter flagellatus genomic region harbors:
- a CDS encoding OmpA family protein, with the protein MSSSIIDSVMGFIGPQVTGAVASQLGESSAVVQQGLQGSAAAMLSGLIAKADEPGFLSQIFSMLTNPSTTSALSGLASNPSAITTAVAGSPLGDLGGKFLSMLFGSRLGSITDSIGQAAGIGSGKASSLLTMAAPLVLGGLSKFVRDNNVSATGLLSSLKSEAPSLQGFLPAGFRNLLGGGIPSLAAAAPAAAASTSRWLWPVIVLAALLLAGLWFFNRSKAPVTETMQNAANTASSAASSAASALGDFFKTKLPDGVELNIPQFGVENKLLAFIQDSSKPVDSTTWFNFDRLTFDTGKATLQPASQEQLNNIAEILKAFPNVHLKIGGYTDNTGDAAANQKLSEERAKNVMNELVAKGVDASRLESQGYGDQYPVGDNATEEGRQQNRRIAMRVTAK; encoded by the coding sequence ATGTCCAGCTCAATCATCGATAGTGTTATGGGTTTCATTGGGCCTCAGGTGACGGGTGCCGTTGCCTCTCAATTGGGCGAATCGAGCGCGGTTGTACAGCAAGGCTTGCAGGGCAGTGCAGCGGCAATGCTGTCTGGCCTGATCGCGAAAGCCGATGAGCCTGGATTTTTAAGCCAGATCTTCAGCATGCTCACGAACCCGTCTACAACAAGCGCGCTTTCTGGTTTAGCTTCTAACCCTTCGGCAATTACGACTGCAGTGGCTGGATCGCCTCTCGGCGATCTCGGCGGGAAGTTCCTCTCCATGCTCTTTGGCTCTCGTCTGGGATCGATAACGGACTCAATCGGTCAAGCCGCTGGAATAGGCTCAGGCAAAGCATCGAGCCTTCTGACAATGGCAGCTCCCTTGGTGCTCGGAGGCTTGAGCAAATTTGTCCGCGACAATAACGTGAGCGCCACAGGGTTGCTCTCTTCGTTGAAGAGCGAAGCGCCGAGTCTGCAAGGATTTTTGCCTGCGGGGTTCCGTAATTTGCTGGGCGGAGGAATTCCCAGTCTCGCGGCGGCGGCACCGGCTGCAGCTGCATCGACCAGCCGTTGGCTGTGGCCTGTGATCGTGCTTGCTGCCTTGTTGTTGGCAGGCCTCTGGTTCTTCAATCGCTCCAAAGCGCCCGTGACCGAGACGATGCAGAACGCAGCGAACACTGCCTCCTCTGCAGCCTCTTCAGCTGCATCGGCGCTGGGTGACTTCTTCAAGACAAAATTGCCGGATGGCGTTGAATTGAACATCCCGCAATTTGGTGTCGAGAACAAGCTGCTTGCGTTTATTCAGGACAGCTCGAAACCGGTGGATTCGACGACCTGGTTCAATTTTGATCGCCTCACTTTTGACACCGGAAAAGCGACGCTTCAGCCAGCTTCACAAGAGCAGCTGAATAACATTGCAGAGATTCTTAAGGCCTTCCCAAATGTTCACCTGAAGATTGGCGGTTATACCGACAATACAGGGGATGCCGCAGCAAACCAGAAACTCTCGGAAGAGCGTGCGAAGAATGTCATGAATGAACTGGTCGCCAAGGGGGTCGATGCTTCGCGTCTCGAGTCCCAGGGCTACGGCGATCAATACCCGGTGGGTGACAACGCAACAGAGGAAGGACGCCAGCAGAATCGCAGGATCGCGATGCGGGTCACAGCAAAGTAG
- the fusA gene encoding elongation factor G, translating into MRVYTGSDIRNVAVVGHAHSGKTSLIAAMLHAAKMTPELGRVEDGSAVTAYDDEEVARQTTMSNAVAFAEWSGVKVNLVDTPGFHMFVHEARTAMMPVESALVVVNACSGVETMTDRVWKYATEVALPRAIVVNQLDHPKADSRIGRDQMIEAMQARWGRQVVPIELPIVDEKGFHGVVDLVTMKAYLYQPNGNGRGEPGPIPPALENDAQKAHEALVELVAEGKDELMEEFFREGTIPEEHLIAALHEAIREDRIFPVLYTSGLRNVGTDHLLDFLKIYAPAPAERVPIAARAARTTATNGNGEAKAGDGLAALAHEEMVMRRMDDKEPLALYVYKTMSDPFTGKISFFKVVSGVVKNDMTVQNFTRHEQERLAHLSVMQGRKPAEIPELHAGDLGAVPKLRSTLSGDTLGDRQHEIFLEAVTAPEPVMTYAIEPKSRADEDKLAPALHKLMEEDSMVRFYRDPQTNEFLVAGSGQTHIEAIVSKLKKRYHTEVTLKAPKVPYRETIRGCAEAQGRHKKQTGGHGQFGDCKIRLEPLPRGSGIVFANEIFGGAIPRQFVPAVEKGIHESAARGFLAGYPVVDFKVTVFDGSYHDVDSSEMSFKLAARIAFRKCMEQAKPSLLEPVMRVEIEAPDEFSGALLADLNSRRGRVQGMDSSDTGTVVRAEVPMAEMLNYGSSLTSITQGRGSFRMDMDHYDVVPQHLSEKIMATAKRPVGDEEE; encoded by the coding sequence ATGAGGGTCTATACAGGAAGCGATATTCGCAATGTGGCCGTGGTGGGTCATGCGCACAGCGGAAAGACATCGTTGATTGCCGCCATGCTGCACGCAGCAAAGATGACTCCCGAGCTTGGGCGTGTGGAAGACGGCTCTGCCGTTACGGCTTACGACGACGAAGAAGTGGCCCGGCAGACAACAATGTCGAACGCCGTGGCCTTCGCGGAGTGGAGCGGAGTCAAGGTGAACCTCGTCGATACGCCAGGATTCCATATGTTTGTGCATGAGGCGCGGACGGCGATGATGCCCGTCGAATCGGCGCTGGTGGTCGTCAACGCCTGCTCTGGTGTCGAGACGATGACGGATAGGGTATGGAAGTATGCGACGGAGGTGGCGCTGCCTCGTGCCATCGTCGTAAATCAGCTCGACCATCCCAAGGCCGACAGCCGCATCGGGCGCGACCAGATGATCGAAGCGATGCAGGCGCGATGGGGAAGGCAGGTTGTTCCTATCGAGCTTCCGATTGTGGACGAAAAGGGCTTTCATGGCGTCGTCGATCTGGTCACGATGAAAGCCTATCTATATCAACCGAACGGCAACGGTCGTGGAGAGCCCGGACCCATTCCACCCGCTCTTGAAAACGATGCCCAGAAGGCACATGAAGCTCTGGTGGAGCTGGTGGCAGAGGGCAAGGATGAGCTGATGGAGGAGTTCTTCCGCGAAGGCACAATTCCCGAGGAGCATTTGATCGCTGCCTTGCATGAGGCCATTCGCGAGGATCGCATCTTTCCCGTGCTGTACACCAGCGGACTTAGAAACGTTGGTACAGATCATCTGCTGGATTTCTTGAAGATATATGCACCAGCTCCGGCAGAGCGTGTTCCCATTGCCGCCCGCGCGGCACGCACTACGGCCACAAACGGCAACGGAGAAGCGAAGGCTGGTGACGGTCTTGCTGCGCTGGCGCATGAAGAGATGGTGATGCGGCGCATGGATGACAAGGAGCCGCTCGCTCTCTATGTCTACAAAACCATGTCCGATCCATTTACTGGAAAGATCTCGTTCTTCAAGGTTGTAAGTGGCGTGGTGAAGAACGATATGACGGTACAGAACTTTACGCGGCACGAGCAGGAGCGGTTAGCGCATTTGTCTGTAATGCAGGGAAGGAAGCCCGCAGAAATCCCGGAGCTCCATGCGGGTGATCTTGGAGCAGTGCCGAAGCTGCGTTCGACGCTGAGCGGCGATACGCTCGGCGATCGACAGCACGAGATCTTTCTTGAGGCTGTCACTGCGCCTGAGCCTGTGATGACCTATGCCATCGAGCCAAAATCGCGTGCAGACGAGGACAAGCTTGCACCCGCGCTCCATAAATTGATGGAGGAGGATTCGATGGTGCGTTTTTATCGCGATCCCCAGACGAACGAATTTCTCGTAGCGGGCTCTGGGCAGACGCACATCGAGGCGATCGTCTCCAAGCTGAAGAAGCGCTACCACACGGAGGTAACGTTGAAGGCTCCGAAGGTGCCTTATCGCGAGACGATTCGCGGATGCGCCGAGGCGCAGGGAAGACACAAAAAGCAGACGGGAGGGCATGGGCAATTTGGCGACTGCAAGATCAGGTTGGAGCCTCTGCCGCGCGGAAGTGGTATTGTGTTCGCAAATGAGATCTTCGGCGGCGCGATTCCACGGCAATTTGTGCCAGCAGTCGAAAAGGGAATTCATGAGTCGGCTGCGAGAGGGTTTCTCGCAGGCTATCCCGTAGTGGACTTCAAGGTGACGGTCTTCGACGGTAGTTATCACGATGTGGATTCAAGCGAGATGTCCTTCAAGCTGGCCGCGCGAATTGCCTTCCGAAAATGTATGGAACAGGCAAAGCCCTCGCTTCTTGAACCGGTGATGCGTGTTGAGATTGAAGCGCCGGATGAGTTTTCCGGAGCGCTGCTGGCCGACCTCAACAGCCGGCGTGGTCGCGTGCAGGGCATGGATAGCTCAGACACGGGAACGGTTGTCCGAGCGGAGGTCCCAATGGCGGAGATGTTGAATTATGGGTCCTCGCTGACTTCGATCACGCAGGGAAGAGGAAGTTTTCGTATGGATATGGATCACTACGATGTCGTGCCGCAGCACCTCTCGGAGAAGATTATGGCGACGGCGAAGCGGCCTGTAGGCGACGAGGAGGAATAG
- the ligA gene encoding NAD-dependent DNA ligase LigA, translating into MATASSIEQQIEALREQLRHHEYLYYVLDAPEISDAEYDVLMNRLKKLEGEHPEMLTPDSPTQRVGGKPREGFAKMAHSRPMLSLDNAYNEEELRAWDQRVRSGLPASEKVRYVCELKLDGLSMALQYGAAAKAAAQLERGLTRGDGSIGEDVTSNVRTIRSIPLSVAAKKLETAGLPQSFEVRGEVVLPQAAFLKMNEERVAAGLAPAVNPRNAAAGTIRTLEPNIVAQRRLDFYAYFLLRDGDTFLPTHTETLEALKTAGFRVNTHAKTVDSIDQAVKFIADAEPLREKLGYEIDGVVLKVDATAQQRRLGFTGKAPRWAIAYKFPARAAITQLEDVLFQVGRTGKVTPVAALAPVFVGGTTVTRATLHNADEIARLGVKIGDYVNVERGGDVIPKIVEVVDDKQHPRGTKEIVFPAKCPVCETELVRVEGEVDWRCVNSSCPARVREELLHWAARGVMNIEGLGDAMVAQLLGQSAVLEELNAQGADEEEVAPVVPRTALIHSIADLYRLKREQLLSLERVGEKTADALLAQIGRSKEAGLARVLLGLGIRFVGERTAQLLAEHFGSMTALMEASVEDLEAVNEVGPKVAQAIVDFFAIRKNQHLVKELAALGLVMTAEKRVVGTAMAGMTFVLTGTLPTLTRDEAKSMIEAAGGKVSGSVSKKTSFVVAGEEAGSKLEKAEQLGVKVLDEAALLEMLKTQS; encoded by the coding sequence ATGGCGACTGCATCTTCGATAGAACAACAGATTGAGGCGTTGCGCGAGCAGCTTCGCCATCACGAATATCTCTACTACGTCCTCGATGCGCCAGAGATCTCGGACGCCGAGTATGACGTGCTGATGAACCGGCTGAAGAAGCTGGAAGGGGAGCATCCGGAGATGCTAACGCCGGATTCGCCGACGCAGCGTGTCGGTGGCAAGCCACGCGAAGGCTTCGCCAAAATGGCGCATTCGCGGCCGATGCTTTCGCTGGACAATGCTTACAACGAAGAGGAGTTGCGCGCTTGGGACCAGCGGGTGCGCTCGGGACTGCCAGCGTCGGAGAAGGTAAGGTATGTCTGCGAGTTGAAGCTGGATGGCCTGTCGATGGCGCTGCAGTATGGTGCCGCGGCGAAGGCAGCTGCCCAGCTGGAGCGCGGGTTGACGCGTGGCGATGGTTCGATCGGCGAGGACGTAACCTCGAACGTGAGGACGATTCGCTCGATCCCCCTTAGTGTCGCCGCGAAGAAGCTCGAGACCGCAGGGTTGCCGCAATCGTTTGAAGTGCGTGGCGAGGTGGTTCTGCCGCAGGCAGCATTTTTGAAGATGAATGAAGAACGCGTTGCAGCGGGTCTGGCCCCCGCCGTCAATCCGCGAAATGCCGCTGCGGGAACGATACGGACGCTGGAGCCCAATATCGTGGCACAGCGCCGGTTGGATTTCTATGCCTACTTTCTTCTGCGCGATGGCGACACGTTTCTGCCTACACACACGGAAACACTGGAAGCGCTGAAGACGGCAGGATTTCGCGTCAATACGCATGCGAAGACCGTCGATTCCATTGATCAGGCCGTGAAGTTTATTGCAGATGCCGAGCCGCTGCGCGAAAAGCTGGGGTACGAGATCGATGGTGTCGTACTTAAAGTCGATGCGACTGCCCAGCAGCGCCGTCTGGGCTTTACGGGGAAAGCCCCGCGATGGGCGATTGCGTATAAGTTTCCTGCACGCGCTGCGATTACGCAGCTGGAAGATGTTCTGTTCCAGGTGGGGCGCACGGGCAAGGTGACTCCCGTGGCCGCGCTTGCACCGGTGTTTGTCGGTGGTACAACAGTCACGCGCGCAACGCTGCATAACGCCGACGAGATTGCCCGGCTGGGCGTAAAGATTGGCGACTACGTAAACGTCGAACGCGGCGGCGATGTGATCCCGAAGATCGTCGAGGTCGTCGACGATAAGCAGCATCCGCGCGGGACAAAGGAGATCGTCTTCCCCGCAAAGTGTCCTGTGTGCGAGACGGAGCTGGTACGCGTGGAGGGAGAAGTTGACTGGCGCTGCGTCAACAGCTCATGCCCTGCTCGCGTTCGTGAGGAGCTGCTGCACTGGGCCGCGCGCGGCGTGATGAATATTGAGGGTCTGGGCGACGCGATGGTCGCGCAGCTTCTGGGACAGAGCGCAGTGCTTGAAGAGCTGAATGCTCAGGGGGCTGATGAGGAAGAAGTTGCACCTGTCGTCCCGCGCACGGCACTGATTCACAGCATCGCCGATCTCTATCGGCTGAAGCGTGAGCAGTTACTTAGCTTGGAACGTGTAGGCGAAAAGACGGCCGATGCGCTGTTGGCGCAGATCGGGCGCTCTAAGGAAGCTGGCCTTGCTCGAGTGCTTCTGGGGTTGGGAATCCGTTTCGTCGGGGAGCGTACGGCGCAGCTGCTGGCGGAGCACTTTGGCTCGATGACAGCACTCATGGAGGCGTCGGTCGAAGATCTGGAGGCAGTAAACGAGGTTGGGCCCAAGGTGGCGCAGGCCATCGTCGACTTTTTTGCGATCCGCAAAAATCAGCACCTGGTAAAAGAGCTTGCCGCTCTTGGGCTTGTAATGACCGCAGAGAAAAGAGTGGTTGGAACCGCCATGGCCGGAATGACCTTTGTCTTGACTGGTACCCTCCCGACGCTGACCCGCGATGAAGCCAAGTCGATGATTGAAGCGGCTGGCGGCAAAGTCTCCGGGAGCGTGAGCAAGAAGACGAGCTTCGTAGTAGCAGGAGAAGAGGCTGGCTCAAAGCTCGAAAAGGCGGAGCAGCTAGGAGTAAAGGTGCTGGACGAGGCCGCTCTGCTGGAGATGCTGAAGACGCAATCTTAA
- a CDS encoding winged helix-turn-helix transcriptional regulator, protein MAVSKKEISPCPIDAMLSVIDGRWKGTILWRLLDGPMRTSELARSIPQITERMLIRHLKELTHDGILVRDKTRRGATVRYTISEYGMTMLPVLESICAWGRIHIARQQNVPASE, encoded by the coding sequence ATGGCGGTTTCAAAGAAAGAGATCTCACCTTGCCCGATTGATGCCATGCTCTCCGTGATCGATGGCCGTTGGAAGGGGACGATTCTTTGGAGGCTGCTTGATGGGCCTATGCGAACGAGTGAGTTGGCACGCAGTATTCCCCAGATCACGGAACGTATGTTGATCCGTCATCTTAAGGAACTGACTCACGATGGAATTCTTGTGCGCGATAAGACCAGGAGAGGCGCGACCGTAAGGTACACCATCTCTGAGTACGGAATGACGATGCTGCCGGTGCTGGAATCGATATGCGCCTGGGGCCGCATCCATATCGCAAGACAGCAGAACGTCCCGGCAAGCGAATAA
- a CDS encoding DUF1772 domain-containing protein: MSMLDIATIVIIGLMVGNELTVSLFINPAMQQLEPGARAKAVSLFARSLGRVMPFWYSACLILLIAETVLRKAQAAFAPLLTASALWAATILFSVLLLVPINNRMSALQPDDSPQWVVEHQRWENLHRLRILLLVVAMILVVHSLLR; the protein is encoded by the coding sequence ATGTCTATGCTTGATATCGCCACGATCGTCATCATCGGCCTTATGGTCGGCAACGAACTCACCGTATCTCTATTTATCAATCCAGCGATGCAGCAGCTGGAGCCTGGCGCGAGGGCAAAAGCAGTGAGTCTCTTTGCGCGCTCGCTTGGGCGAGTCATGCCCTTCTGGTACAGCGCGTGTCTCATCCTGCTGATCGCCGAAACTGTTCTGCGAAAAGCACAGGCCGCATTCGCGCCCCTGTTAACTGCTTCCGCACTCTGGGCCGCGACGATTCTCTTCTCTGTTCTTCTGCTGGTGCCCATCAACAACCGCATGTCTGCACTCCAGCCCGACGATTCGCCGCAATGGGTCGTCGAGCACCAGCGGTGGGAGAACCTCCACCGCCTGCGAATTTTGCTCCTTGTGGTTGCCATGATTCTCGTCGTACACAGCCTGCTGCGATAG
- a CDS encoding metal-dependent hydrolase, with translation MDPVTHFMTGAVLARAGFNRKAAYTTLAMTLAAEAPDLDVLWSLKGPVAAFEHHRGWTHTLIGIPIEATIVTGFVWLLHRWFLKRDANKHQAAPVRWLLLYLFSILALLSHILLDWTNNYGVRPFFPFNPRWYAGSFVFIFEPLIFFFLLAALIGPALFGLVGSEIGAKRQPFRGRGWAISALAAIVALWGVRFIQHNKAVNLARAAESDPAAVARATADPYPLNPFRWQTIVDTPLLYRLSTVTTLTGEVLSSNQSDIYYKPPSTLAALAAKRSWLGHIYLDWSQYPLVNETGTDNDGLTTVTFRDLRFVYSSGFLAGRTPLMGVVVINSDRRVDHMEMDGRTQP, from the coding sequence ATGGATCCTGTAACGCATTTCATGACCGGCGCTGTTCTCGCGCGCGCCGGCTTCAATCGGAAGGCGGCCTATACAACGCTTGCTATGACGCTCGCCGCCGAAGCGCCGGACCTCGACGTTCTCTGGAGCCTGAAAGGGCCTGTCGCCGCCTTTGAGCATCATCGCGGCTGGACGCATACCCTGATCGGCATCCCGATTGAAGCCACCATCGTCACCGGCTTTGTCTGGCTCCTGCATCGCTGGTTCTTGAAGCGCGACGCGAACAAACATCAGGCTGCACCGGTTCGCTGGCTACTCCTCTATCTCTTCTCCATCCTTGCGCTGCTCAGCCACATCCTTCTCGACTGGACCAATAACTACGGCGTCCGTCCTTTCTTCCCGTTCAATCCGCGCTGGTACGCCGGCTCATTCGTCTTCATCTTTGAGCCGCTAATCTTTTTCTTCCTCCTCGCCGCATTGATCGGGCCAGCACTGTTCGGACTCGTTGGCAGCGAAATCGGCGCGAAGCGCCAGCCCTTCCGCGGACGCGGCTGGGCCATCAGCGCACTGGCCGCCATCGTCGCTCTGTGGGGAGTTCGCTTCATTCAGCACAACAAGGCTGTGAACCTTGCGCGCGCGGCTGAATCTGATCCAGCGGCGGTCGCCCGCGCAACCGCCGATCCCTACCCGCTGAACCCCTTTCGCTGGCAGACCATTGTCGACACGCCGCTCCTCTACCGGCTCTCCACCGTCACCACCCTCACCGGCGAGGTCTTATCCAGCAACCAATCCGACATCTATTACAAGCCTCCCAGTACCCTGGCCGCCCTGGCAGCCAAGCGAAGCTGGCTGGGCCACATCTATCTCGACTGGTCGCAATATCCCCTGGTGAATGAGACGGGAACGGACAATGACGGTTTGACGACCGTCACCTTCCGCGACCTTCGCTTCGTCTACTCCAGCGGCTTTCTGGCAGGACGAACGCCGTTGATGGGCGTCGTCGTCATCAACAGCGACCGCCGGGTCGATCACATGGAGATGGACGGCCGTACACAACCCTGA
- a CDS encoding DUF6580 family putative transport protein, whose protein sequence is MSAYLALIVAVLSRILPSAFHSTGIGFTAVGGGLLFFGARRSRWQAIPAVIAMMATDYYLTTFVYNYPFQMREYAVTWIWYAAICLFGHQFLAGKPSAWRVAGAVLVSSTSFFLLSNLMVWATGTMYPHTAAGLGACYVAGIPFYANDAMSTALTAGAFFGLPALARHIACSVQEAHSQRVA, encoded by the coding sequence ATGTCAGCCTATCTTGCACTTATTGTCGCGGTTCTCAGCCGCATTCTCCCGTCGGCCTTTCATTCCACAGGGATCGGCTTTACCGCCGTCGGCGGTGGCCTGCTCTTCTTCGGCGCGCGACGCAGCCGTTGGCAGGCGATTCCTGCGGTTATCGCGATGATGGCGACCGACTATTACCTGACAACCTTTGTCTACAACTACCCCTTCCAGATGCGCGAGTATGCTGTCACCTGGATCTGGTACGCCGCCATCTGCCTCTTCGGCCACCAGTTCCTCGCCGGCAAGCCATCGGCATGGCGTGTTGCGGGAGCCGTGCTGGTCAGCTCGACCTCCTTTTTCCTTCTCAGCAACCTCATGGTCTGGGCTACAGGTACGATGTATCCGCACACCGCGGCTGGCCTGGGAGCCTGCTACGTTGCAGGAATCCCCTTCTACGCGAATGATGCGATGTCGACTGCGCTCACCGCAGGCGCGTTCTTCGGCCTGCCCGCACTGGCTCGCCATATTGCCTGCTCGGTGCAGGAGGCGCACAGCCAGCGCGTGGCTTGA
- a CDS encoding YqaA family protein, producing the protein MKISPVAVINKWSAVLLAALKPFGVWGIGALAVIDSAAVPLPIDALLIYYVVHDRPKFVVYCFMAALGSAVGSLLPFFIGRAGGELFLMKRINRKRYEQLRDRFERQEFLALMIPAMMPPPMPVKLFEFAAGVFEMKTVSFFLAIMIGKFIRFLVWALITIFFGPTILHSITQAIHAHTAYVMGIGGILVVLLAAWVTRKLFDRKRGTRFPAEEEAAEQQ; encoded by the coding sequence GTGAAGATATCCCCAGTTGCAGTCATCAATAAGTGGAGCGCTGTTTTATTAGCGGCCCTGAAGCCGTTTGGCGTGTGGGGAATCGGTGCGCTGGCCGTGATCGACTCGGCCGCAGTTCCTTTGCCGATTGACGCGTTGTTGATCTACTACGTCGTCCACGACCGCCCGAAATTCGTAGTGTATTGCTTCATGGCAGCACTCGGATCGGCCGTTGGCAGTCTTCTGCCATTTTTTATCGGACGGGCAGGCGGCGAGCTCTTCCTGATGAAGCGGATCAACCGCAAGCGTTATGAGCAGCTTCGGGACAGGTTCGAGCGGCAGGAGTTTCTGGCGCTCATGATTCCGGCGATGATGCCTCCGCCGATGCCCGTCAAGCTGTTTGAGTTTGCAGCCGGTGTCTTCGAGATGAAGACGGTGTCGTTTTTTCTGGCCATCATGATCGGCAAATTTATCCGTTTCCTGGTCTGGGCCCTGATTACGATCTTTTTTGGCCCGACGATCCTGCACAGCATCACGCAGGCGATTCACGCGCACACGGCATATGTGATGGGCATTGGAGGCATTCTGGTGGTGCTGCTGGCCGCGTGGGTGACCCGCAAGCTCTTCGACCGCAAGCGCGGAACGCGCTTCCCGGCAGAGGAAGAAGCAGCGGAACAGCAATAA
- a CDS encoding MogA/MoaB family molybdenum cofactor biosynthesis protein encodes MAKTFHKKLKAVVITVSDGCFHGQREDLSGPAVAVLLQQAGLDDVAREIVPDEVDQIAAILRRAATSAALVVTTGGTGLAARDVTPEATRMVSERLVEGLAERMRAEGTKKTPLAALSRAVCGTLGQTLIVNLPGSPSGATESLQSILPLLPHALDLLAGDTAHHGNIHQDGTSEQVE; translated from the coding sequence ATGGCGAAAACATTCCACAAAAAGCTGAAAGCAGTGGTGATTACGGTCAGCGACGGCTGCTTTCACGGCCAGCGGGAGGACCTCTCCGGCCCGGCAGTTGCTGTCCTGCTGCAGCAGGCAGGGCTGGACGACGTAGCCAGAGAGATCGTGCCCGATGAGGTAGATCAGATTGCGGCCATTCTGCGCCGGGCTGCAACATCCGCCGCGCTCGTGGTGACCACCGGCGGTACGGGACTCGCCGCTCGCGATGTGACTCCTGAAGCGACCCGGATGGTCAGCGAGCGGCTGGTGGAGGGGTTGGCCGAGAGGATGCGTGCCGAAGGAACAAAAAAGACTCCGCTGGCTGCCCTGAGCCGAGCCGTCTGCGGAACGCTGGGGCAGACCCTGATCGTGAACCTGCCGGGAAGTCCGTCGGGTGCTACGGAGTCGCTTCAGTCGATTCTGCCTTTGCTGCCCCATGCGCTGGATCTACTGGCAGGCGATACGGCGCACCACGGGAACATTCATCAGGATGGAACATCGGAACAGGTAGAATAG
- a CDS encoding TonB family protein: protein MPSLETPPNDAPPTQPVRVRTNRYGDLEEHELIHLLDALDDERARARFREAVYISFIIWLGIAWFVLYGPQVIFHQPRLINPADVLKQRDKELTYLDMPSDIGKQLPKKPTDVISDKDRRQQTSKPTIDKKTLEQLQAMRKAGAPGASTPAPTPQPPAPQPTQPQQQQQAQQPPPAPLPQHPVQQATVEAPRPAPTRPNFGNQSVSAGDAIRQAAQAAAQNRGGGGDYGASIPVAHQGMNTGVDILSDTMGVDFNPYLRRILHDIYVTWLPLIPEEARPPLNKQGETLIRFTILPDGRIGAMHLDGSTQDQAIDRAAWGSITGVGQFPPLPKEFHGPNLELRIHYYVNKKPE from the coding sequence ATGCCATCGCTCGAGACCCCACCCAACGACGCACCGCCGACACAACCGGTACGGGTGCGCACGAACCGGTACGGTGATCTCGAAGAGCATGAACTGATTCACCTTCTCGACGCCCTGGACGACGAGCGCGCACGCGCCCGGTTTCGCGAGGCCGTCTACATCTCATTCATTATCTGGCTGGGTATCGCCTGGTTCGTCCTCTACGGCCCGCAGGTGATATTCCATCAACCCCGGCTCATCAACCCGGCTGATGTGCTGAAGCAGCGCGACAAAGAGCTGACCTACCTGGACATGCCTTCGGACATCGGCAAGCAGCTTCCGAAGAAGCCAACTGACGTAATCAGCGACAAGGACCGTCGCCAGCAGACCTCCAAGCCCACGATCGACAAGAAGACGCTGGAGCAGCTTCAGGCGATGCGCAAGGCAGGCGCTCCAGGAGCCAGCACGCCCGCTCCGACGCCGCAGCCTCCGGCTCCACAACCAACGCAACCTCAACAGCAGCAGCAGGCGCAGCAACCGCCTCCTGCTCCTTTGCCACAACATCCTGTACAGCAGGCAACGGTTGAAGCGCCACGACCCGCTCCTACGCGGCCCAACTTCGGCAATCAGAGTGTGTCCGCCGGCGATGCTATCCGTCAGGCTGCACAGGCAGCAGCACAGAACCGCGGTGGCGGCGGCGACTACGGCGCCAGCATCCCCGTTGCGCACCAGGGAATGAACACCGGCGTCGACATCCTCTCGGATACGATGGGTGTCGATTTCAACCCTTACCTGCGCCGCATCCTTCACGACATCTACGTCACCTGGCTTCCGCTGATCCCGGAAGAGGCGCGACCGCCGTTGAACAAGCAAGGCGAGACGCTGATCCGCTTCACGATCCTTCCAGATGGCAGAATCGGCGCAATGCATCTCGACGGCTCGACGCAGGATCAGGCGATTGACCGCGCAGCCTGGGGCTCGATTACGGGTGTCGGCCAGTTCCCGCCGCTGCCGAAGGAGTTCCACGGGCCGAACCTTGAGCTGCGCATTCACTACTACGTCAACAAGAAGCCGGAGTAG